Proteins encoded by one window of Phycisphaerae bacterium:
- a CDS encoding PEP-CTERM sorting domain-containing protein produces MKNHCLILILLTFLSVEFIPANAKASLTIATFADPSRNSNNPLFTVDFTQMKFTGGWDDEKTGLTLEIPYSDYTIENGTAFENVWFEMTDVNITDIDVIWGQKFGQTGSGVISFYEDDTNTDPLVVIEFDSGLVWQQSFGGDEIFVAENVTITGSKITGTLSEEQFTFGFANQAKLPGPTDWNDGFTATAAFTSSAVSTSAPAPEPATICLLGLGALSLLRSRKKKTQDKDNE; encoded by the coding sequence ATGAAAAATCATTGTTTAATACTCATCTTACTAACGTTTCTTTCTGTCGAATTCATACCGGCCAATGCCAAGGCCAGTCTTACGATAGCAACGTTTGCCGACCCATCAAGAAACAGCAACAATCCGCTGTTTACCGTGGATTTTACGCAAATGAAATTCACTGGCGGATGGGATGATGAAAAAACAGGTCTGACCCTCGAAATCCCTTATAGCGATTACACCATTGAAAACGGTACTGCTTTTGAAAATGTGTGGTTTGAAATGACTGACGTGAACATAACAGACATAGATGTTATATGGGGTCAGAAATTTGGTCAGACTGGTTCCGGCGTGATTAGCTTTTACGAAGACGACACTAACACAGACCCATTGGTGGTTATTGAATTTGATAGTGGTCTTGTATGGCAGCAGAGCTTTGGAGGGGACGAAATATTTGTTGCTGAAAACGTAACAATTACAGGTTCCAAAATCACCGGCACACTTTCAGAGGAACAATTTACTTTCGGTTTTGCTAATCAGGCGAAACTGCCAGGCCCTACTGACTGGAACGATGGATTTACCGCCACGGCGGCATTTACTTCATCAGCAGTTTCCACTTCCGCACCGGCCCCCGAGCCGGCAACGATTTGTCTGCTCGGCCTCGGCGCTTTAAGTCTGCTTCGCAGCAGGAAAAAGAAAACACAAGACAAGGACAATGAATGA
- a CDS encoding PEP-CTERM sorting domain-containing protein — translation MMKKLNATWLVVACAIAALLVSAMPVQAGLVTFDGPGYVAGATPPAPWTDRYTATGDPKSDLVYQVVAGAGVDGSQALTVFQNGYLEGAAVYMLPTPLTSADGAQRISVMLDPSQNDPYNFTSFGGVSMGRGGWIQDSTAVFRSVNFLKNGATNFQIVGPGGLFGPFVASAAQNYYEIAFDINADFSLILITVTAPGGATMTQTTSWDGGDINKVWLWDGDSEYSGQPVYYDNLYAGVPEPATVALLGLGALSLIRRKRSV, via the coding sequence ATGATGAAGAAATTAAATGCAACCTGGTTAGTAGTTGCGTGTGCCATAGCAGCATTATTGGTCTCGGCCATGCCGGTTCAGGCCGGTCTGGTCACTTTCGATGGTCCCGGCTATGTTGCTGGCGCGACGCCGCCGGCGCCATGGACGGACCGTTATACCGCAACAGGTGACCCCAAATCCGACCTCGTGTACCAAGTCGTGGCCGGCGCCGGTGTCGACGGTTCGCAGGCCCTGACAGTCTTTCAGAACGGCTACTTGGAAGGTGCTGCCGTCTATATGCTGCCCACGCCGCTGACCTCGGCCGATGGTGCTCAGCGCATCTCGGTGATGCTGGACCCGTCGCAGAACGACCCTTATAACTTCACTTCTTTCGGTGGTGTCTCTATGGGACGCGGCGGTTGGATACAAGACAGTACGGCTGTCTTTCGCAGCGTCAATTTCTTAAAGAATGGAGCCACGAACTTCCAGATTGTTGGCCCCGGTGGTTTATTTGGACCCTTCGTAGCGTCAGCAGCACAGAACTATTACGAGATTGCATTCGATATCAATGCTGATTTCTCCTTGATTTTAATCACCGTGACCGCACCGGGCGGCGCCACGATGACTCAAACCACAAGCTGGGACGGCGGGGATATCAACAAGGTCTGGCTGTGGGACGGCGACAGTGAGTATAGCGGCCAGCCCGTCTATTACGATAACCTGTACGCAGGCGTCCCCGAACCGGCAACGGTTGCCCTGCTGGGACTTGGTGCTTTGAGTCTGATTCGCAGGAAACGAAGCGTGTAA
- a CDS encoding PEP-CTERM sorting domain-containing protein, which translates to MKKTEILAITIICLTLTVSAANADIGPLSTSTSQASIDWTSLTVTGDITWLDKGSESHTRAEDDTAWDEDYDAASGWVDTDAFASITGSVYHAYGDAYTDADRLFEEVYAIVNETTTTWAYADAYAYRWGDFIANSSGSVTFSADYGLSQDLGSENPGNWTYGFAEAGLWLKKENTNDEVEDIAELENFNFWADGQVINYSDNGTLTITLWFEAGEIGLFDAWVYNEAVAAIPEPATICLLGLGVLSLVIKKKQQLKIK; encoded by the coding sequence ATGAAAAAAACTGAAATTTTAGCGATAACAATTATCTGCCTGACTCTGACCGTCAGCGCAGCTAACGCCGATATCGGACCGCTCTCAACATCAACAAGCCAGGCATCAATAGATTGGACATCGTTGACTGTAACCGGAGACATTACGTGGCTTGATAAAGGCAGTGAGTCACACACCCGGGCAGAAGATGATACAGCGTGGGATGAGGATTACGACGCAGCATCGGGATGGGTTGACACAGACGCTTTCGCTTCGATAACAGGTTCGGTTTACCATGCATACGGTGATGCTTATACCGATGCTGATAGATTATTCGAAGAGGTGTATGCGATTGTAAATGAAACTACCACAACGTGGGCATATGCTGATGCATATGCGTATCGCTGGGGCGACTTCATTGCAAACTCGTCCGGCTCGGTAACATTTTCAGCAGATTACGGGCTTTCGCAGGACTTAGGGTCGGAGAATCCAGGTAACTGGACGTATGGTTTTGCAGAAGCAGGGTTATGGCTGAAGAAAGAAAACACGAATGATGAAGTCGAAGACATAGCAGAACTCGAAAACTTTAACTTTTGGGCGGATGGCCAAGTTATTAACTATTCGGACAACGGCACATTGACAATAACACTATGGTTTGAGGCAGGAGAGATAGGGCTTTTTGACGCCTGGGTATATAACGAAGCAGTGGCGGCAATCCCCGAACCGGCAACGATTTGTCTGCTCGGCCTCGGCGTTTTGAGTCTCGTTATCAAAAAGAAGCAGCAACTAAAAATAAAATAA
- a CDS encoding PEP-CTERM sorting domain-containing protein, with protein MTAICAIFLISSVSPNTVSALTNGGFESGNFTGWTTIGVASIETAAYGAGPTKGSYQALVVSEGGSLVSDSAIETFLGLPVGTLDGFLFDDDATAGSAIKQTITVSEGDVLTFDWNFLTDEVEEGDNVRDFAFVSLSTGYADILADAVFSVFVPSSTPFNDETGFAMFSYGFTTSGTFTLGFGVMHVEDNDVDSGLLLDNVIVTPEPATVALLGLGGLSLLRRKRSV; from the coding sequence TTGACCGCTATCTGTGCAATTTTCTTAATTTCGTCGGTCTCGCCCAACACCGTCTCGGCCTTAACCAATGGCGGATTCGAATCCGGAAACTTTACCGGCTGGACCACGATCGGCGTCGCTTCCATCGAGACTGCAGCTTATGGAGCCGGCCCTACCAAAGGTTCATATCAAGCGTTGGTGGTCAGCGAGGGTGGTTCTTTAGTTTCGGATTCCGCCATAGAGACATTTCTTGGCCTTCCGGTTGGAACACTGGATGGCTTCTTATTCGACGACGATGCGACCGCAGGTTCAGCAATCAAACAAACTATCACGGTCAGCGAGGGTGATGTGCTGACGTTCGATTGGAATTTCCTGACGGACGAGGTGGAAGAGGGAGACAATGTCCGTGATTTTGCGTTCGTCTCGCTCTCCACCGGATACGCAGATATCCTGGCGGACGCGGTTTTTTCGGTGTTCGTTCCGTCCAGTACCCCGTTTAACGACGAAACCGGCTTTGCTATGTTTTCATACGGCTTCACAACCAGCGGAACTTTTACCCTGGGTTTTGGGGTGATGCATGTGGAAGATAATGATGTCGATTCCGGCCTGCTGCTCGACAATGTTATTGTCACTCCCGAGCCGGCAACGGTTGCTCTGCTCGGCCTCGGTGGTTTGAGTCTGCTTCGCAGAAAACGGAGCGTGTAA
- a CDS encoding PEP-CTERM sorting domain-containing protein: MSAAVDPQQKITISTNAERRIKMKKLILTSLCVLFFAGTALADWNPGDSYKMHYPQLPDPTGWDVQANDPELADDWLCTGTGPVSDIHIWYSVFGDEYSAILQGGVVRIYSDSPDPDDDGPLFSHPDKKLWEWVFSIDDPRVSSRLYGTGDQGWYNPRNEEVYANNHDNIYQLNIVDIPDPFEQKEGEVYWLALQLNATFAMGWKTSLDHWNDDAVWSNGTIGGPWNELCDPYTGQSLDMAFVITPEPATVALLGLGALSLIRKKRA, from the coding sequence TTGTCGGCTGCGGTCGATCCGCAGCAAAAAATAACAATATCAACTAATGCGGAAAGGAGAATTAAAATGAAAAAGTTAATTTTAACAAGCTTGTGTGTGCTGTTTTTCGCAGGCACGGCCTTGGCAGATTGGAATCCGGGCGACTCATATAAGATGCATTATCCACAACTGCCAGACCCCACCGGATGGGATGTGCAAGCTAATGACCCTGAGTTGGCTGACGACTGGCTGTGCACGGGAACCGGTCCGGTCTCAGACATACACATCTGGTATTCTGTGTTCGGCGATGAATATAGCGCTATTCTTCAGGGTGGGGTTGTGAGAATCTACTCGGACAGCCCCGACCCGGACGATGATGGTCCGCTTTTCAGTCATCCGGATAAGAAGCTGTGGGAATGGGTATTTAGCATCGATGATCCGCGTGTAAGTTCGCGTTTGTACGGTACGGGTGACCAGGGCTGGTACAATCCCAGAAACGAAGAGGTGTATGCCAATAACCACGACAACATCTACCAACTCAACATCGTCGATATCCCTGACCCATTCGAGCAGAAGGAAGGCGAAGTCTACTGGCTGGCCCTGCAGTTAAATGCGACCTTCGCTATGGGATGGAAAACCTCGTTGGACCACTGGAATGACGATGCCGTCTGGTCGAACGGGACGATCGGAGGTCCATGGAACGAGTTATGTGACCCCTACACCGGACAATCGCTGGATATGGCATTCGTCATTACGCCAGAGCCAGCAACGGTTGCGTTGCTCGGTCTTGGCGCTTTAAGTCTTATCAGGAAGAAACGTGCATAA
- the ppdK gene encoding pyruvate, phosphate dikinase produces the protein MAAKQVYFFGGGKADGNAKMKELLGGKGANLAEMAKLGVPVPPGFTITTEVCTYYYKNKKKDPKGLKEKVEESLKRVEKLMGKKFGDIQNPLLVSVRSGARKSMPGMMETVLNVGLTEKTIPGLIEQSGGNTRFVYDAYRRLIMMYADVVMEKAAGIEPKDEEGIRKQMEKIMADLKKRKGYKGDTDMTADDLKQLCNQFKKKIKEVLGKDFPDEPNEQLWGGIHAVFASWNGKRAVSYRKIEGIPDEWGTAVNVQTMVFGNMGTDSATGVAFTRNPATGENKFYGEWLVNAQGEDVVAGTRTPNPLNEATKSEQNRELVSLEKAMPKIYKQLDAIQNKLERHYHDMQDIEFTIERGRLFMLQCRVGKRNGPAAVQMAVDMLREKLIKKEEAVMRVTPSQLDELLHPIIDPKTEKEHKPLAKGLPAGPGGATGQIVFSAADAVEWKKQGKKVILVREETNPEDVEGMRAAEAILTARGGMTSHAALVARGWGKCCIVGCGALHVDHAKKEIKADEKILKEGDWITLNGTKGNVYEGQLPMMDVGEENKVLNSFLKVCDSVRKLGIRTNADTPEDAQRARAFGAEGIGLFRTEHMFYGKSSDQPLFILRKMIVSKTVEERIKALDELFPYVKKDIKGTLEAMDGLPVVIRLLDPPLHEFVPRDPAKLQQLAGDLNISLEELSKRANALHESNPMMGHRGVRLGVTYPEVSRMQIKAVFEAAAELLKAGKKPYPEMMIPVVCDVKEINDQMVIVKEVYQEVLAKFGLKKIKHMIGTMIEIPRAAIVADEIAESVEFFSFGTNDMTQMGFGFSRDDIGGFVPAYLEKGILPQDPFQALDQKGIGELIKIGIQRGRKTRKTLEVGICGEHGGEPSSIDFCHRVGMNYVSCSPFRVPIARLASAQAMVTNG, from the coding sequence ATGGCAGCGAAACAGGTTTATTTCTTCGGCGGCGGCAAAGCGGACGGCAACGCAAAAATGAAAGAGCTTCTGGGCGGCAAAGGTGCAAACCTTGCAGAGATGGCCAAGCTTGGCGTGCCGGTCCCTCCGGGGTTTACGATTACTACGGAAGTCTGCACTTATTACTATAAAAATAAAAAGAAAGACCCGAAGGGGCTTAAAGAGAAAGTGGAAGAATCGCTGAAGAGAGTAGAGAAACTGATGGGCAAGAAATTCGGCGATATCCAGAATCCGCTTTTGGTATCGGTTCGCTCGGGGGCACGTAAGTCGATGCCGGGAATGATGGAGACGGTATTGAATGTCGGCTTAACCGAAAAAACCATCCCTGGTTTGATAGAGCAGAGCGGCGGGAATACCCGCTTTGTTTACGATGCATACCGTCGGCTGATTATGATGTATGCCGATGTGGTAATGGAAAAGGCGGCAGGTATCGAGCCTAAGGACGAAGAAGGCATCCGCAAACAGATGGAAAAGATTATGGCGGATTTGAAAAAACGCAAGGGCTATAAAGGCGATACTGACATGACGGCCGATGATTTGAAACAGCTCTGCAATCAATTTAAAAAGAAAATCAAAGAAGTTTTAGGCAAGGATTTCCCTGACGAGCCGAACGAGCAATTATGGGGAGGCATTCACGCGGTATTTGCTTCATGGAACGGCAAACGAGCGGTAAGCTACCGGAAGATAGAAGGCATACCGGACGAATGGGGGACGGCGGTCAATGTTCAAACGATGGTGTTCGGCAATATGGGGACGGATTCGGCGACGGGCGTTGCGTTCACCCGCAATCCCGCAACAGGCGAGAACAAGTTCTACGGCGAATGGTTAGTCAATGCACAGGGTGAGGACGTAGTGGCAGGCACCCGCACTCCCAACCCGCTTAACGAGGCCACCAAGAGCGAGCAGAACAGGGAGCTGGTTTCGCTGGAAAAGGCAATGCCTAAGATTTACAAGCAGCTTGACGCAATTCAGAACAAGCTCGAAAGGCACTACCACGATATGCAGGACATTGAGTTTACCATCGAGAGGGGGCGGTTGTTTATGTTGCAGTGCCGAGTCGGCAAGCGCAACGGGCCAGCAGCGGTTCAAATGGCTGTTGATATGCTCAGAGAAAAGCTGATAAAGAAAGAAGAAGCGGTAATGCGTGTGACACCATCGCAGCTTGATGAACTGCTGCACCCGATAATTGACCCAAAAACGGAGAAGGAACATAAGCCGTTGGCCAAGGGTTTGCCTGCGGGGCCGGGCGGGGCGACGGGGCAAATCGTATTTTCCGCCGCCGATGCGGTCGAATGGAAAAAGCAAGGCAAGAAGGTAATACTTGTTCGTGAAGAAACCAATCCAGAAGACGTTGAGGGTATGCGGGCGGCAGAGGCGATTTTGACGGCCCGCGGCGGAATGACTTCGCACGCCGCACTGGTTGCCCGCGGCTGGGGCAAGTGCTGTATCGTGGGGTGCGGGGCTTTGCACGTCGATCACGCCAAAAAGGAAATCAAGGCCGACGAAAAGATATTGAAGGAAGGCGACTGGATTACGCTCAACGGCACCAAAGGCAATGTTTACGAAGGGCAACTGCCGATGATGGACGTTGGAGAAGAGAACAAGGTCCTCAACAGCTTCCTGAAGGTCTGTGATTCCGTAAGGAAGCTTGGGATACGCACTAACGCCGACACGCCGGAAGACGCACAAAGGGCAAGAGCGTTCGGGGCCGAGGGCATCGGCCTATTCAGGACCGAGCATATGTTCTACGGCAAAAGTTCCGACCAGCCGTTGTTTATCCTTCGCAAGATGATTGTTTCCAAAACCGTAGAGGAAAGAATAAAAGCGTTAGACGAATTATTCCCGTATGTTAAAAAAGACATCAAGGGAACATTAGAGGCGATGGATGGTTTGCCGGTAGTGATTCGGTTGCTTGACCCGCCGCTGCATGAGTTTGTGCCGCGGGACCCCGCCAAATTGCAGCAATTGGCCGGCGATTTGAATATAAGTCTGGAGGAACTGTCCAAACGTGCCAATGCTCTGCACGAATCGAACCCGATGATGGGACACAGAGGTGTGCGTTTGGGCGTTACTTATCCTGAAGTAAGCCGAATGCAGATTAAGGCGGTCTTCGAGGCGGCGGCTGAGCTTCTTAAAGCAGGAAAGAAGCCGTATCCGGAAATGATGATACCGGTGGTCTGCGATGTGAAAGAAATCAACGACCAGATGGTGATTGTGAAAGAAGTTTATCAGGAAGTTTTGGCTAAATTCGGCCTTAAGAAAATCAAGCATATGATTGGCACGATGATAGAAATACCGCGGGCGGCGATTGTGGCCGACGAGATAGCCGAGTCTGTGGAATTTTTCTCCTTCGGAACGAATGATATGACCCAGATGGGCTTCGGGTTTTCTCGCGACGATATAGGCGGATTTGTGCCGGCTTATCTCGAAAAGGGCATACTTCCGCAGGACCCGTTCCAGGCCCTCGACCAGAAGGGCATCGGCGAGCTGATAAAAATAGGCATTCAGCGAGGCCGCAAGACGCGAAAAACCCTTGAAGTCGGTATCTGTGGCGAGCACGGTGGTGAGCCGAGCAGCATCGATTTCTGTCACCGGGTCGGGATGAATTATGTTTCGTGTTCACCGTTCAGGGTGCCTATTGCGAGATTAGCTTCTGCGCAGGCGATGGTTACGAACGGTTAA
- a CDS encoding PEP-CTERM sorting domain-containing protein has product MKMIIAICVAAGLMIFTAPAVYALPSDNFDDNSRDISLWNLYGENDFVWLEEINQRLELRSIASYPDPDYFANGWGLLPTDDFSLKIDFSHISELPNADFSLHLGLAKDEDNYVVIEAGYGDAEGSGTHSFFYCGVTIDGTEISKGEKDKTEDFGTLHISYDASKDELYLSDAGYWTDDAWVTIPDLLQDTWGGSAVSPYIGGWAYGTPLASGDAYLDNFVVDSGELVPEPATVALLGLGALSLIRRKK; this is encoded by the coding sequence ATGAAAATGATAATCGCAATCTGTGTCGCAGCAGGATTGATGATTTTTACGGCCCCTGCGGTCTATGCATTACCATCGGATAATTTCGATGACAATTCAAGGGACATATCTCTATGGAATCTCTATGGCGAGAATGATTTCGTATGGCTGGAAGAAATCAACCAGCGACTGGAGCTGCGCTCAATAGCATCGTATCCGGACCCTGATTATTTCGCCAATGGCTGGGGGCTTCTGCCAACGGACGACTTTTCCTTAAAGATAGATTTCAGTCACATTTCCGAACTTCCGAACGCTGACTTTTCCCTTCACCTTGGTCTCGCCAAGGATGAGGATAACTATGTTGTAATAGAGGCCGGCTATGGAGATGCCGAAGGGAGCGGCACTCACTCATTTTTTTACTGTGGTGTAACTATAGACGGCACCGAAATCAGCAAAGGCGAGAAGGATAAGACCGAAGATTTCGGAACTCTGCATATATCTTACGATGCGAGCAAAGACGAATTATACCTGAGCGATGCCGGCTACTGGACAGATGATGCCTGGGTCACCATCCCGGATTTGCTGCAGGATACGTGGGGCGGCAGCGCTGTCTCACCATATATAGGCGGCTGGGCCTATGGCACACCCCTGGCTTCCGGCGACGCCTACCTCGACAACTTCGTGGTCGATAGCGGCGAGTTAGTTCCCGAGCCGGCAACGGTTGCCCTGCTGGGCCTTGGTGCGTTGAGTCTGATTCGCAGAAAAAAATAA
- a CDS encoding sigma-54 dependent transcriptional regulator, giving the protein MIQNNKGDTSHGMASNSNEPLKNRGSRFSISGKNRSAEIEFVGSSAALTSILETIEAIAARKCPVIITGETGVGKELVARQIHNASDRSGKVFVPVDCTTLTGQLFESQLFGHARGAFTGAVDSTLGFFRAADGGTVFLDEISEIPLELQAKLLRVLQEGAVTPLGSTKSYPIDVRILCASNVNLCEMLKEGTFRADLYYRLNVVSLEVPPLRQRKEDILPLAEYFLANQSTFYGEPPKVLSQTAKKLLLNYAWPGNVREIANAMERAYVLTTGEEIQPAVLPFEVIIADSAAYPNRDLPTLDEVKRKIITQTLEFTKGRKIAAAEILGIERRCLNRLIDKLDISLPQTKQKPGS; this is encoded by the coding sequence ATGATACAAAACAACAAGGGTGATACATCGCACGGAATGGCATCAAACTCGAACGAGCCTTTGAAAAACAGGGGCTCACGGTTTTCCATATCCGGCAAGAACCGAAGTGCTGAGATTGAGTTCGTTGGTAGCTCCGCCGCTCTCACTTCGATTCTCGAAACAATCGAAGCAATTGCTGCACGAAAGTGTCCTGTGATAATAACCGGCGAGACCGGCGTAGGCAAGGAGCTGGTAGCGCGGCAAATCCACAATGCCAGCGACCGCTCCGGGAAAGTTTTTGTCCCAGTTGACTGCACTACACTGACCGGCCAGTTGTTCGAGAGTCAGTTGTTCGGCCACGCAAGAGGCGCATTCACCGGTGCTGTTGACTCTACGCTGGGTTTCTTCAGGGCTGCTGATGGCGGCACAGTCTTTCTCGATGAAATAAGCGAAATCCCGCTCGAATTGCAGGCCAAGTTGTTGCGCGTTCTCCAGGAGGGAGCCGTAACACCGCTTGGCTCAACAAAATCTTATCCCATTGACGTTCGCATTTTATGTGCCAGCAACGTTAACCTGTGTGAAATGCTCAAGGAAGGCACATTCCGCGCCGACCTGTACTATCGGCTGAACGTGGTCAGTCTCGAAGTCCCGCCGCTCCGCCAGCGTAAAGAAGATATCCTGCCGCTGGCTGAATACTTTCTGGCAAATCAGTCGACCTTTTACGGTGAACCCCCCAAAGTCCTGAGCCAAACGGCCAAAAAACTTCTGCTGAATTACGCCTGGCCCGGCAATGTCCGTGAGATTGCCAACGCTATGGAACGTGCCTATGTTCTGACTACGGGTGAGGAAATTCAGCCGGCCGTGCTGCCGTTCGAAGTTATAATAGCCGATTCAGCCGCTTATCCAAATCGCGACTTGCCAACCCTTGATGAGGTAAAACGCAAGATTATTACACAGACGCTCGAATTTACCAAGGGCCGCAAAATTGCTGCTGCAGAAATTCTCGGCATCGAGCGCCGCTGTCTGAATCGCTTAATCGATAAGTTAGACATCTCTCTCCCGCAGACAAAGCAAAAGCCTGGCAGCTGA
- a CDS encoding PEP-CTERM sorting domain-containing protein, whose protein sequence is MKLLILICLLVATVAVPASTARAAGAGINPAVWNFALESPAGDASWTSATNVVTGWPQYDYSWALSYADAQVGGGWYDVLGYIPESDKSGSGTEYALPFVVLDINLGEPGIFTAHVLAGVDAGGYGYANITDVTLGQVGGYDVTGFRCGGTATVTAVPEPATMAILGLGGLLIGRNRKFNKK, encoded by the coding sequence ATGAAACTATTGATTCTGATTTGCCTGCTGGTTGCGACGGTAGCTGTGCCTGCCTCGACGGCAAGAGCCGCAGGCGCAGGCATAAATCCGGCAGTATGGAATTTCGCATTAGAGAGTCCCGCAGGAGATGCGTCCTGGACCTCAGCCACAAATGTTGTCACAGGTTGGCCACAGTACGATTATAGCTGGGCGTTAAGCTATGCGGATGCGCAGGTGGGCGGCGGCTGGTACGACGTACTGGGCTACATACCTGAAAGTGACAAAAGCGGCTCCGGTACCGAATATGCACTTCCCTTTGTCGTATTAGACATCAATTTAGGAGAACCAGGGATATTTACCGCCCACGTCCTGGCCGGCGTAGACGCCGGCGGTTATGGCTACGCAAATATTACTGACGTAACTCTCGGTCAAGTCGGGGGCTACGATGTAACAGGCTTCCGATGCGGCGGAACAGCGACGGTCACAGCTGTCCCCGAGCCAGCAACGATGGCTATCCTCGGCCTCGGCGGTTTGCTGATTGGTCGAAACAGGAAATTTAACAAGAAATAA